agtatatattaaaaagCCCTACagcccaacaacaacaaaaagacaaataatccaatcTTAAAAGGGACAAAGGAcatgaatacacatttctccagaCAAGACAGACAAGTGGCCAGTgagtatatgaaaagatacttacCGTCACGAAtcatcagggaaaagcaaatcaaaaccacaatacaCTACCTtatacccattaggatggctgttataaaaaaaataataataacacatgTTGATAAAGGCGTAGAGAAAATAGAGCTCCTGTGCAGTggtgatgagaatgtaaaatggggcAGCTGGTATGGAAAAGAGCATGGtggctcctcaaaaaaaaaattcaaaatttattgCTTCATGGGTGCAGAgtttagttttgcaagatgaagcaTTTTGGGGATGGATGGTGGGAAAAGGTTGCACATCAGTGGGAATGttaattaattttgttatttaatgtTAGTTAAttccactgaactgtacacttaagaaTGGTTTAGAAGGTGCCCTTTGTTATGTGTATTCACcacaattaaaacttttaaacaatGACATGAAATAGTGATTTGgcttaatagtttaaaaaaaggtATCAAGAAACAAGTAACTCTGTGAAGATAGAAAAAACAGAGGCAATCTAATCACATGACATGATGAGAgttaaaagactttaaaacagaaTAACCTGTGCCTGGGGTCCCAGAGCGCGCCTTAAGCCCCGGGATGAGGTAGACACGGAAGAATTAGCACGTGGTAATGAGTCAGGCTGTACCGGGACCCTTTGTTCTGTGCACCCCCCCGCACTCAGCAGTGCCAAAGAGGTGGGCAGACCACTTAAGCCACCCCTCTGGTCAGACCCCTGGACCCCGGTGGCTGCCCTGCGTGCCTCCAGAAGCAAGCAATGGCACATGATACTTGTTTTCGCTCCCTCCTAGGCCACAGAAACCTCAGTAAAGCCtggcctgaatttcttgtctggcctcttgtCAATTTCCATTGATTAAGAGAAGGTCAAGAACTCTAGTGGATATCAGAAATAGAAGCTGTAGTGTATCAACACAACAGAGGTTAtacaatcacaaaaattatactTCAAGACTGCACACCATCAAGGAGAAAGGCTGCTGACATGATGTtgagaaaatagcaaaatataaaaCCGAAAGGTAAGATGTCCAATTACGTGTGCCTTTTAGACAGGGACTCcaatggaaaaggcaaaatgaaatcagttcctgtGTCAGGGTAGtttgttttttctactttaaaatgcATCTTTAAAATTGTTATGATAAGTGTATACAAAAAATAAGATGATAAGTGAgagtagaataaaatagaatatccAAGGTTCTCCCActcagaaaaaggaaatactCTGAAAGATGCAAGATCACCGTTCCTTCGAGaagaaacacttttattttcagtctCAGCTACGCAGAAACAAGTGGAAACGGCTAAGGAGAAGAGATACCGTTTGGACCCACAGCAAAGGCTGCTCCAGGTCTGCCGGCCAGAGCTCACCCTGCTGTCTGCGCTGCGGAGACATTCCCCACGTGACACCTGGCCCCGGAGATCTCCGTGTTTACGGCTTTTTCTAAAAACTCTAAGTGTGTGGACAGAGCCTATTTCCGAGTCCACGGCATGCCTCCCACAGTGCTGGTCACTGCTGAAGTCTCTTGCCAGATGAATCTAATTACATACAGAGCAAGGGtcggggggagggaaggactgggagtttgggattagccaAAGGAGTATATATGGAATGggtaaacaaggtcctactgtacgtcacagggaactatattcatatCCTacgataaaccataatggagaagaatctgcaAAAGAACAGAtacgtgtgtgtgcgcgtgtatATACAACTGAGTCGCTCTGTTGTGTAGCAGAAACTCACACGACattagaaatcaactatacttcaataagatttTTTTCAGAGGGTAGACCGACTACCTGCTGTTCCTTTTTACCAATTGCTGCGTTAAATGCTGCCGCAGTGTGGGCTCCACGTCACAGAGACAAGCATGGGGAAGCAAGATACACAAGGTCACGGGTGCTGCAGGGGTCGGCAAGGCCAAGGTCCAAAGTCGCGTGTCTGGCAGGTGTCGCTATACCGAGAAGTATTTAAACCGGGGAGGCAGAACACCTCTCAGCGTGACTCGACTTTGAGTCCGTGTCTCACTGGACTCTGGGTTGCTCACGTCCCCACAAGTCAAACATGTACAGACGAGAGAAGCCTGCGGGGGCTGCCGGCTCTGAGCTCCAGTATCAGGTCCCAGACCCTGGGGTCTTAAAGCACCCCTCTGCACCCCAAAAGGAGGGCCGTCCAGGCTTGTCGTTGGCAATAAGGCCCTCTTTTTCTCTGTAGATGTGGACCTGGTGGGGAGTTTTCTATCCATTTCCTGGTGATGGGGGAATAAACACAGCGTCTGTTCGTTTCTGAAGATGAAGGGAAAATCCATCCTTACAAATGCCCTGTGTTCCCCAGGAGCGGCTGGAGAAACAGCCCTGCAGTTCCAAACACACAGACGATGATGAACACCCACAGGAACACCCTGTCCACCACCATGGCCACGTATTTCCAGTCGTCCTCTACCTGAAAGACAAAATGTCAAGCACCTGTAAAAACAAGACCATGGGAGATAAgctctgtttcataaataagctgCCTCCTTTGCACAGAAGTTTCGTTGACAACTTTTGAAGCAAGTATCCCTACGATTCTGGTTAACCCGTGTCTCCACCATAGTGTACAGAGCAACCGTCTGTCTAAAGACAGAGAGTGCGTGTGCGTGGTCAGTCCTGGGGCAGAGGGCTGCAGTCAGCAGGCTCCCGCGGGGCACGCAGGGCTTCTCCTgaccacaggtgtgtgtgtgtgtgtgtgtgtgtgtgtgtgtgtgtgtgtgtaagtcgctCAGGCACGTTCGACTcttcaaccctgtggactgtagcctgccggcctcctctgtctgtgggattttccagacaagaaaactggagtgggttgtctttcccttctccagcctgaCTGCAAGTAGCAGCCCCGAAAGAGCTGCTCAGATTGCTCCATTCTTGCCTTAACTGAGAAAAAAGCACAACCTGCAAGCTgagaattattttttagatttatttttaattgggggaaagttgctttacaatagtgtgttggtttctgtcaaacaGCAAAACTCgaatcagtcataactatataAATGTAAggctctccctcttgagcctccctcccctccccgagAGTTATGTTCTATTCGGGGGATTTTCTGAGGACTTCAGGCCTGGGGGGCAGCCTCTGAGACTGCTCTGAGGGACTGCCCTGAAGAGGtaaaggaggagccaggataATAAGCAgattttgcaacaaagaccaggtagtcagaacatcagAAGATGATGTTGCAGAGCATTCTGTTGCATTTTACTGCCACAGTCATCCTTCCATGTTACAACTGCCTAGTTTTTGTTGCAAAacctcctatatatcctggctcctccctatCCAGTCTCCCGGGATAAAccctaatggaaaagaacatttaaaaagaatgtatatttacCTATGTATAACCGAGTCACTTCGCTCTACAGCAGAAAGtagcacaatgttgtaaatcaactatccttcaattgttttttaagttttttaaaaagattaccattaattaaggaaaaccaggcacctcaagttaatgaatttactGCTTTTCTATAAGTGGGAAGAGGCAAAAGTCTAGGCTTATGGAAATCATTCCCTGGATGTGCACCTTAACTGTCTAGGGCCAGTATCCCGCTTTCTCCATCCTGAGGCCCCTCAGGGTGCTCAGTTGGGGGTGACGGCAGTGACTGATGGCTTGACGGCTGCAGCATCCATTGTCAACTGATAGAGCGGGGACATTTTGCACCCACTCTTGTCATGAGCACCATGGAACCTCCTGACCCTGTGGCAGGTCCAGGAACTGGGTTTGAGGCAGCAGAGGGTGGGGGATAAAGCCCTGCAGGATGATGGTGCCCAACCAGGAGCCAGCAGCCCCCTAGACCCTGGCATCACACTAGTGTGGACAGTTCCTTACATCTCTCCTGCCCTTCCTGTTCCCAACCTCCAAGAGCCCTACTGGGTGGTGCTGAAGTCAGAGCAACCGTCCCCTAGGTCTGACGAAGGTGTCCTCACAGAAGGGAGTCCCAGGCTCACCTGCTCCTGATACAAACTCCCCCTCCACCTGTGTGACACACACTCGGTGTCCTCCCCGGCACCAATGGGCAGACTTCAGGTCTGCGATATCCTTTTGTTAGGAGATAAGGATGCTGGCAGCTGCCATCAGGTCAGACCCAAACCCTTGGCATGAGTTTTCAGAGGCACCTAGCTAGTCATCTTGGTGGAATGGGAAGTTGGCATATATTTCTTGAGCTCTCTCTTTGGAAGATGGGGAGGCCTGTCCTGCTATAGTTAGACCCTGGGCAGCAGGAGCCGACTGAGTTGATGCTAAAAATATCCTGTAAGCTCATTCAATCGGCACCTGGATCCCTGTCAGGTCTAGTGAGTGTGATGGAGCTGAAGCATTCCGTTCTGTCCCTTGGCTGGCTCTTCCCTCTCCCAGCCTTCCTTAAGCAGGGGCTCTCAGTCTAACTAACCAAGACTGCCCTGAGTGTTTATTTTAACCAGATTTCACTTGAGTTGACATTTCTGGAGGCAAAGGTTTGCTCTGAGGCTACCCCTTACTCCATCCCTTCACCAGGGCAGTTCAACCAACACTGCAGCATCGCAGAGCTAGATCTCAGGGCACCCACTCTCTGACTGTCTTGCAAACAGAATTCACACTGGAGTTCTGACTAGGGTTCTATGCAGGGGCCCTAGGACTTCCGTGAGTGGACAGGCTAGAGGACTCATGCATTTACctcctttgtttcattttggttcTTCATGTTTTCTGCTATGAAATGAACACTATCAATTACATCTTCAACTTCAGGTGAGAGCTCCGAGTTTTCAGCCATCCACTGTAAAGGCTGATGACTTAATCTTCTCTTGCTGGTGGTGGGTTCAATGGATCTATGACAGTGGCAGCATTCTTTAAGAAGTCTGGGCTCTTTGTGATGATCAAACTTGACTTTGGCAGGCCTACTGGAGACTCCTTTGGGGTTTCTATCAGATCCTATCTCCTTCTTCTTGTCCAGAGGCCTCTTCATCATCAGGATCTGGGGTAACAGCCGGAGGAAGACCGCCTTCACCCACGTGGGCATGTTGTGAGTGGTCGGGGTGCGATAGTGGATGTTCAGTACAAACACCGTCACCACGATGGACAGGGTGACGAAGATCATGGTGAAGAGCAGGTATTCGCCCACCAGGGGGATCACGAGAGATGTGGACGGGATGGTTTCTGTGATCACCAGCAAAAACACAGTCAGAGAAAGAAGCACTGAAATGCAAAGTGTCACTTTTTCACCACAGTCAGAAGGAAGGTAGAAGACCAAGACAgtgagaaatgaaataaagagacAGGGGATGATCAGATTAATGGTGTAAAACATCGGGAGTCTCCTAATGTAGAAAGAATAGGTGATGTCTGTGTATATCTCTTCACAACAGTTGTACTTTATGTCATGCTTGTAGCCAGAAGCGTCGACAATTTCCCACTCACTGTTCTCCCAAAATTCATTCATGTCCACTTTAGAGCCAATGATTAGAAGGTCAATTTCAGCTTTGTCGTAAGTCCAGGAACCAAATTTCAGGGAACAATTTTGAtgatcaaaagggaaaaaagtgatgTCCATAGGACAGGAACTCTTAAAAATCGCGGGTGGAGTCCAGGTTATCATGCCATCGTATTTAAGAAGAGCTTTTGTCTTGCCTTCGACTTGGAAGTCGCCGACCGCACTACAAAGTAAATCAGACACCGTTAGTGACTCCCCATGCTTTGGGTCCGCCTGCACCAAAGGCAGCTCTGGAAAAAGACTGGCTGTTGGGTACGCATACTTGTTGTAGAGAACGATGTCGGGCTTCCAGATCATCTCGGCAGGAACACGGAGAGTCTCAATGCCGTCATATTCCGTGGGGTCCCAACGCAGCTTATAATCATTCCAGATCTGAAGGAAATAGGagtcagttttaaaaattcttcactttcttctaatGTTAATTCTATATTGGTTCAACAGTTTTTTGAAAAGGTTTTTATTTGAAGAGTACATGGTTTAATTCGTCATACCATCTTATTCTTCCTTTTGCTCTTAATCTTTTATGCAGATTTTGTAATAA
The DNA window shown above is from Odocoileus virginianus isolate 20LAN1187 ecotype Illinois chromosome 32, Ovbor_1.2, whole genome shotgun sequence and carries:
- the CHRNA6 gene encoding neuronal acetylcholine receptor subunit alpha-6 isoform X1; protein product: MLPRGGQEALGFALCVWWCVFALCFKGCAGCAAEERLFHKLFAHYNQFIRPVENVSDPITVYFEVAITQLADVDEVNQIMETNLWLRHIWNDYKLRWDPTEYDGIETLRVPAEMIWKPDIVLYNNAVGDFQVEGKTKALLKYDGMITWTPPAIFKSSCPMDITFFPFDHQNCSLKFGSWTYDKAEIDLLIIGSKVDMNEFWENSEWEIVDASGYKHDIKYNCCEEIYTDITYSFYIRRLPMFYTINLIIPCLFISFLTVLVFYLPSDCGEKVTLCISVLLSLTVFLLVITETIPSTSLVIPLVGEYLLFTMIFVTLSIVVTVFVLNIHYRTPTTHNMPTWVKAVFLRLLPQILMMKRPLDKKKEIGSDRNPKGVSSRPAKVKFDHHKEPRLLKECCHCHRSIEPTTSKRRLSHQPLQWMAENSELSPEVEDVIDSVHFIAENMKNQNETKEVEDDWKYVAMVVDRVFLWVFIIVCVFGTAGLFLQPLLGNTGHL
- the CHRNA6 gene encoding neuronal acetylcholine receptor subunit alpha-6 isoform X2, translated to METNLWLRHIWNDYKLRWDPTEYDGIETLRVPAEMIWKPDIVLYNNAVGDFQVEGKTKALLKYDGMITWTPPAIFKSSCPMDITFFPFDHQNCSLKFGSWTYDKAEIDLLIIGSKVDMNEFWENSEWEIVDASGYKHDIKYNCCEEIYTDITYSFYIRRLPMFYTINLIIPCLFISFLTVLVFYLPSDCGEKVTLCISVLLSLTVFLLVITETIPSTSLVIPLVGEYLLFTMIFVTLSIVVTVFVLNIHYRTPTTHNMPTWVKAVFLRLLPQILMMKRPLDKKKEIGSDRNPKGVSSRPAKVKFDHHKEPRLLKECCHCHRSIEPTTSKRRLSHQPLQWMAENSELSPEVEDVIDSVHFIAENMKNQNETKEVEDDWKYVAMVVDRVFLWVFIIVCVFGTAGLFLQPLLGNTGHL